The Eremothecium cymbalariae DBVPG#7215 chromosome 1, complete sequence DNA segment AGTTCATTTCTAGTCAAAGTTTCGGAGGGCTTGTTTTCTGTGGTTGGcaaaattttaaaagtaCAACTATAGCCAAAATGATCGGAGAAGCTTCCAACGTTAGGGATTCTTTCTGTAAACTTGACACATGCTTTTATGACTTGTAACCTAGTTGGATCTATCAACGCGTAGTCTAGTCTGCAAGCGTCCTGAGGACCTTTATCGGCTCTCCATGTGTTTAATGTAGAATCACATGTAACACCAccatattttatttgatcCATTGGTAGCAACCTAGAAATGTATTGTAAATCTTGTGGGCCATGCAATTGCTCCCATGAATCGACTAAACCAGATTCCTTGGTTAATAGCTTATAGGGAAGGGAGCCTGGTCTTGAGTTCAAATCACCAACCACAATCACAACATAACCACTTTTACGATATATGGTAGCCAACCTACTGAAGTCCCATGCTTGGCACGTACGGTGGCATTCATACGAATCATCCCCCTCTAGGGCATATGGAGCATGCATATGACTGTTCATCACACAGATTGGAGCGACATTGGGAGACGTTGGTTTCAACAAGGTGATAGAAATAGACTTTCCGACGTACCAATCACCTCTCCAAAATGCGCTGGGTCTGCCATTTATTGGAAACCGGTAAAGGAAAGTGGACTCTATCGGTATCTTAGAAAGGATTGCTAATCCAGGACCAGCTATCATACCTGACATAAACCAACGATAATAAGGGTATTTTCCTTTGCACCGGTCAACGATGTAATCCCAATCTCCTTTACACCATACTTCTTGCAATGCAACGATATCATAGTCATCTGGATCTTCATCTGATTGGTAGTTATTGTCCGATATGTCTCTATAGTCCACAAGCTGCAAGAAATTGTCGTAACCTGCCAACTTATCTGCAATAGCACACAACCTCTCTTGACGGAATTTGGAAATGTACTTCAAACCCCATGTATTAAAGGTAAGTAATTTAACATAACCTTGTGAGATATCATACTTAACCTTCTCAGTAACATCACTTACAGAGTTATCGTTTCTTCTAGATGAGTTCGACATAGTAAAGTACCGTTCGAGGTCTTTTTTACTTCACTAGAGTTTGATCAAAAGGAACACGTTGACGAACTCTTGAATGATTTTAGTAGAAGCTATttagaaaagtttgatTGTAATAAACCAGGGATCACCCACCACTTCTGGCTATAAAAATGTCTAAATGCAACTCTAAATGTACATCTATCACTTTTTGTGGCAATATGAAATGCATTTTATATGCGAAAGACCTCCTCGAGGCTTTCATGTCCTAAAAGCCATTTTTGTGAACATAATAAAGAAGTCAGtttcaaatctttttaCAAGATCTTAACTCAGTAGATCACGATACTCGAACAAAGATGTCAATACATGGGTTCGACGAATTGAAAGCACGGATGGAAGTTTTCCAAGGAAAGTTACACGATTACATCA contains these protein-coding regions:
- the ISC1 gene encoding inositol phosphosphingolipid phospholipase (similar to Ashbya gossypii AFR680W), giving the protein MSNSSRRNDNSVSDVTEKVKYDISQGYVKLLTFNTWGLKYISKFRQERLCAIADKLAGYDNFLQLVDYRDISDNNYQSDEDPDDYDIVALQEVWCKGDWDYIVDRCKGKYPYYRWFMSGMIAGPGLAILSKIPIESTFLYRFPINGRPSAFWRGDWYVGKSISITLLKPTSPNVAPICVMNSHMHAPYALEGDDSYECHRTCQAWDFSRLATIYRKSGYVVIVVGDLNSRPGSLPYKLLTKESGLVDSWEQLHGPQDLQYISRLLPMDQIKYGGVTCDSTLNTWRADKGPQDACRLDYALIDPTRLQVIKACVKFTERIPNVGSFSDHFGYSCTFKILPTTENKPSETLTRNELLARISIYENILQLIYTYMSTAKWQQVWRAGHFWVSVTVLIITTVVATVTSMIVGWAAIFWVLFAILITGSGLMDGLISFLFGNSEIRALEEVGQEVRDSKRTMQSALDDSSA